Proteins from one Triticum aestivum cultivar Chinese Spring chromosome 7A, IWGSC CS RefSeq v2.1, whole genome shotgun sequence genomic window:
- the LOC123148862 gene encoding 60S ribosomal protein L35a-1, whose product MVKGRTGQRVRLYVRGTILGFKRSKSNQYESTSLVQVEGVNTKEDVAWYAGKRLAYVYKAKTKSNGTHYRCLWGKITRPHGNSGVVRAQFKSNLPAESMGRKVRVFMYPSSI is encoded by the exons ATGGTGAAGGGACGCACGGGGCAGCGCGTCAGGCTCTACGTCCGGGGCAccatcctcggcttcaagag GTCCAAGTCGAACCAGTACGAGAGCACGTCGCTGGTGCAGGTCGAGGGGGTGAACACCAAGGAGGACGTGGCGTGGTACGCCGGGAAGCGCCTGGCGTACGTCTACAAGGCCAAGACCAAGAGCAACGGCACCCACTACCGCTGCCTCTGGGGCAAGATCACCCGCCCGCACGGCAACTCCGGCGTCGTCCGCGCCCAGTTCAAGTCCAACCTCCCCGCCGAGTCCATG GGGCGCAAGGTCAGGGTGTTCATGTACCCGAGCAGCATCTAA